Within the Xanthocytophaga agilis genome, the region TCCTGGTAATCGTGTAATTTTATCCAATAGAGTCATCGGGAATAGTTTTGTTAGTTTGGTCACTACAAAGCTCTCCTTTTTGACTCTATTTTTTTATCCTTTTTGCAAATTGTCTAGTAGTATAAGAGGGAATATAAAAGTAGAGTCAATCCGTCAGAAAACAGGTGTTTCACAACGCTATCTGGACACTATTTTTCGGCAATGGGTAGGTATTACACCTAAAGAGTTTAGTAGCATTATAAAGATCAACCACTTTATTGACTACAGACAACAACATCCGGAAAAGAAACTGACAGAATGCAGTTATGAGAATCAGTTTTTTGATCAATCACACCTGATACGCATCTTCAAAACTTTTACAGGCCAGTCTCCCAAGAACTATTTTCATACGCCTCACACAATCAGTACCTATTTCGCACAGGGTTACTAGTTCATTTTTATACAATTTTCATACTGTTTCAGACGGTTTCTTTGCTGAAAAAACAAATCACAAATGAAAGGTATTTTGTATTTTCTGCTTCTGACACTACCCGAGTATTTACTGGCTCAAGGTGCTATTGCTCATTTTTCAGTATGGAAGCCCAATTCCCAGCAGGAGCACAAATTTGAAGAGGGGTATAAGAAACATTTGTTATGGCATCAGGCCAATAAAGACCCGTGGAGTTGGTATGGATGGTATGTCTTGTCGGGGCCAAGAAACGGATATTTTGTAGACGCCACTTTTGATCACAGCTGGAAAGATTTTGACAACTCCATCAAGCCCGCTGACGATCAGGCAGACAACCAGTTGCACACATTTCCATTTGGCGACTATCTGACAGGATATAAGCTAATAGCTCTGCCTCAGTTAAGCATCAACACCACTAATGGCCTAAAGTCACGCTTTTTACGGGTCATAACGCTTCAGGTCACTCACATAGACCAGGGTCAGCAAGTAATTGAGAAGCTCAAGGCCGTTTATTCCACTCGCCCAGTTAAGACATTTCTCGTTTTTAAAGCAGTAGATGGAACTGAACTCAATCTGCTAACTATTTTTATAGGGCTGGAAAGCTTTGAAGAATTTGCTCAAACCGAAAATATACAGGATGATCTGGCAGGTATTGAAGATAAACTCAAAAGTCAGATTATAGTATCCTGTACATCCGAGACATGGGTATACAAACCGGATATGAGTTTGTTTCCTGGCGGAAAACAGTAAATCTTTTGTCTTAGTGTATTTAGGGTTCTTTTTATAAGTAACCTCTAAATACATAACTGAAAAAAGTTAACACCTACAGTTCAATCAAAAAATGAGGACTTTATAGTATTTGTTATCTATAAGACAACAAAAATACCCACTAAATAAAGTATATTTTATTTAGTGGGTAAAGAAAAATGTATAGCTGTTTGAAAGAATCTTCTACCCTTTAATCATTACCAGATGTTTTACGAGTATATCGGCTCACAAAACAATCAAAGCACTCTTGTGCAAGAATTAAGTCACCTTTGTCAAAATCATAACTTGTTCTAAAGCCTCCGTGACCATAGTCAATCTGAGAGGCTATTTTGCCTGTATACATACTGGTATCTTGTATAA harbors:
- a CDS encoding helix-turn-helix domain-containing protein, which encodes PGNRVILSNRVIGNSFVSLVTTKLSFLTLFFYPFCKLSSSIRGNIKVESIRQKTGVSQRYLDTIFRQWVGITPKEFSSIIKINHFIDYRQQHPEKKLTECSYENQFFDQSHLIRIFKTFTGQSPKNYFHTPHTISTYFAQGY